The genomic window AGCTTGTCCCGTGCCAGGGACAtttgtgctgccagggctgggaccctCCGTGCCAGGGACGCTTGACCCTGTGCAGCGGGGACTGTCCGTGCCAGGGACCCCCTGCACCAGGGACCCTCAGTGCTGGGacattccctgtgccagggacccTCCAAACTCAGGACATCCTGTGGCAGGGACTCTCTGAGCTCTGAGGACCCCCTGCACCAGGGACCCTCAGTGCTGGGACATTCTCTGCACCAGGGACCTTCCAAACTCAGGACACCCCATTCTGGGGaccctctgagctctggggacCCACTGTGCCAGGGACCCTCTGTGCTGGGACATTCTCTGCACCAGGGACCTTCCAAACTCAGGACGCCCCATTCTGGGGACCCTCCGAGCATTGGGGACCCCCCACACCAGGGACCCTCTGTGCTGGGACATTTCCTGTGCCAGGGACCCTCCAAACTCATGACACCCCATTCTGGGGACCCTCCAAGCCCTGGGGACCCCCCACACCATGGACCCCCTGTGCTGGGATATTCTCTGCACCAGGGACCTTCCAAAGTCAGGACACCCCATTCTGGGGACCCTCCAAGCACTGGGGACCACCTGCACCAGGGaccctctgtgctggcacattcCTTGTGCCAGGGACCCTCCAAACTCAGGACATCCTGTGCCAGAGACCCTATGAGCTCTGAGGACACCCTGCACCAGGGACCCTCCATGCTGGGACATTCCCTGTGCCTCCAAACTCAGGGCATCCCATTCTGGGGACCCTCCAAGCCCTGGGGACCCCCCACACCATGGACCCCCTGTGCTGGGATATTCTCTGCACCAGGGACCCTCCAAACTCAGGACATCCCATTCTGGGGACCCTCCAAGCACTGTGCCAGGGGTCCCTCATGCACAGGGACCCCACACACAAGAGACTCTCTATGCCAGGgtcaccctgcagcagggagcctcCACACCCAGGACATCCCATGAATCAGGGACCCTCCGTGCCGAGGGTGTGGGATGCCCCTGCCCACTGATGCCCCCTGCCCCACAGTCAGCAATGCCGGGGTGGGCATGGCGGGACCCCTGGAGTGCCAGAGCCTGGCAGCCATGCAGAGCCTCATGGACACCAACTTCTTCGGCCTCGTCCGCCTGGTCAAGGAGGTGCTGCCCGACATGAAGCGACGCCGCGGGGGCCACATCGTCGTCATCAGCAGCATCATGGGCCTGCAGGGTAGGGGAAAATGGGGTGCTCTGGGGGGACCAGCCCTCACCCAGCCCTGACTGGAGCTCCCCAACCATGCAGGTATTGTCTTCAATGACATCTACTCGGCCTCCAAGTTTGCCGTGGAGGGTTTCTGCGAGAGCCTGGTGGTGCAGGCGCTGCGCTTCAACGTGGCGTGAGTGTGGGGGCCTtggggcagggtctgggggtgcccagtgcccagtgcccagtgccacatccctgggcaggaTCAGCCTGGTGGAGCCGGGGCCAGTGATGACGGAATTCGAGACCAAGCTGTACGAGGAAGCCGAACGCGCCGACTACTCACGGACAGACCCCGAGACGGCCGAAATCTTCACCAAGCTCTACCTGAGGAACTCCAGGGATGTCTTCACCAGCCTGGGCCAGACCCCCGAGGACATTGCAGAGGTGACAGGCGGGCAGGGGGTCCCagtgggctggggctgggctggacagaGTTGTTAATTAGCCCTGACAAGGAACAGCAATGCCCAGCCAGCAGTGGGGCAGCTGACACCCAGATAGCTCCATCCTGAtggggctgagcctggctgggaatgggaacaggaatggtGGTGGGATGGATGAGAAtgtggatgggatgggaatagGAATGGTGGTGGGATGGGAAtgtggatgggatgggaataaGATGGGAAGGAAGTGGGGATGGAAATGGGAGGAAATGGAGTGGGAATGAGAAGGGATGGAGATAGgggcaggatgggatggggtaGGATAGGATGAAGATAGGGATAGAATGGGAAGGAGTTGGGGATGAGATAGGAATGGTGTTGGGTTGAGATGGATTAGAGATAGGATGGGAAAGGCTTGGGAATGAGGGTAGGAAATGAATGAgaaggagatgggatgggaatggggatagGAGGAGAATGGGAAGGGAGCAATGGGAATATGAATGAGGATGGAGGCGCAGATGTGGATGGGATGGAGGTGCAGATGTGGATGTGATGCAGACAGAGTTCAAAGGGGACAGAGGTGGGATGGCAGTGGtggtgggctggggctgtgggcacaggaaGGGGACAATCCCATGCCCtggtgggctggggctgtgggcacaggaaGGGGACAATCCCATGCCCTGgtgggctggggcacaggaaGGGGACAATCCCATGGCCTGGTGGGCTGGGGCAATGGGCACAGGAAGGGGACAATGCCATGCCCTGgtgggctggggcacaggaaGGTGGCAATCCCATGCCCTGGTGGTCTGGGGCACAGGAAGGGGACAATCCCATGGCCTGGTGGGCTGGGGCAGTGGGCACAGGAAGGTGACAATGCCATGCCCACGTGCAGCACACCCTGCGGGTGATCGAGGCGCCCCGGCCGCCGTTCCGGCACCAGACCAACGTGGCGTACACGCCCATGGCCGCCCTCAAACACGCCGACCCCAGCGGCGCCCTCATCACCGACGCCTTCTACCAGCTGGTGTTCAAGTACGACGCCGTGCTGCGCTTCGGCCTCCGCGCCATCCGCCTGCTCCGCTGGAAGGCTCAGAAGGTCAAGGCTGGCGCGCGGCTCCTGGGCTTCAAATAAACCCTGGTGGCTCCTGGGCACTGCTCGGCCCATCCCGGGCACGGGGGTAAAGGGGCAGGACCCACACAGGGTTTCGCTTCCCGTTCCCGGCCTGAAATAGCTGCCACATTAAAATGGGAGGGTATTTATAACCAGCGCTGGGTGAGCAATGCAGAACAGCTTCCTGCGGGAGTGCAGCGGCCGTGAcggggctgggaagggctggcagctgccccctgcctgcctcctgctccccaggggcagctgggcctCTGACCCATGGCATTGGCACCCAGGGGACCTCACCCTGTCACCCCTGGTGCTGTGTCCTCCTTCCTCCAGGcgctgctgtggggtggggcTCTGTGTCAGCCCTGtctggggcactggggcagcacagggggtGCAGGAGGGCAGAGTGACAGGGGTGTGGGGTGTGTTCAGAGGGGCACAAGGAGGGCatttggggtgcagggtgggGGTAAGACGTAAGGCAAAGAATGAGTGCAGGGCAGGTGCAGGGATGCCCAGAAGCTCATGGggggctctcctccagctctctgTGGTGACAACGGGGTGGGTTCACCCTGGGCACTGGAGTGTGGGTGCTTGGCGTGACAGCACCGGGAGGTGAGAGCAGGGGAAACCACAGGAGGCCCGGCATGAATCAGCCCCGCTGCTCAGAAACCTTCCtggctccccctgccctccctggcacagcccccggAGCCCTggagggacccccagccccgtGTGGGGGCTGGATGGAAGCGGCTGCAGCTCCGTGTGCCTCGCACGTGGCATCTCCgggaccctggggacaggatggAGGTGGGGAAGGAAACATTTTTGCATTATCCTCCCCTCTTCTCGCACGAGTTAATGGCACAGCGGCGGTGGGACCGTGGCGCCGGGGGTGATGGCAGCACCTGTGGGACGTGCAGGGGTGACATCAAAGCGGTGACAGTGTCGCTGCCTCCCCCCTCTGCGGTTTCTGCAGATTTGACTAACTTTCTCCGCTTGGGGGGCAGGATGGGGAGGAGGCGGGCGTGACTCTGCCCGACCCCGGGGAGCAGCAAGGGGGGCCCCCGGCGCAAAGCCACAGCGGTGGGAAACGGGTCTGAGggaggacaggaggggacaggaccTCCCTTAtacacccccagccccacggTGTCCcccagtgcccagaggagcagcaatggggctggaactgggggaactgggaggagccccagccccgctcccagccTTGCTCACGGCAGAGAGAGgggggacaggagctgctgtgggtgagGTGGGGAACACCTGGTGATGGTTGAGGCTGAGGAGCATCACCTCTCACCTCCCTGGAGCATCCTCCATGCCCACGGAGCGCCGCTTcgagcccagggctgtcccctccaTCCCCGCGGGTGCCGGGGTGGAGGCGCTGTCCCCGGGGCCGGAGCCGCGCGGGTTGGAAGTAAATTCTTCTAAAAACAATCGTCCGCTGGGACTTTCCTGTCGCCGGCGTGTGACAATCGCCAGCCTCTCCCCGTGTCCTCGATCCCCCGAGGATTTCGCTGCCAGGTGCCGACTCGCTGCCATGCAAATGCGGCGCCACATTTAACCCGGCTGGAGGGGCTGGTTCGGCGGCTCCCCGGGGGCTTCACTTCCCTCCCGGCTCAACGAGGGGGGCACCAGGCGTGACACAAAGCTGCTGTCCCCGTGCTGGCGGCCCGGTGACACTCACAGCCCCGTGTCCCgctgggagccagagctggggacaTTTCCAATGTCCCTTCCCGACATTGGCTCTGCTCGCCCCCTGCCCCCCGGATTTAGGAACCCGACCCACGCCGAGGGTGGGAAACGCCGCGGGGAGGGTgactcagagcagggctggggaattGGGACACCCAGAGGTGGTGGCAGTGACTCAGTGCTCCCCGTCCCCTCCCCGGCACCGTCGGGTTTTGGGTGCAGGAGTCGGCCGGGATGCTCCAaggatgcagagcagcagccggaagtttttctgggattttcttGTGGATTACGAAGCGTGTTTCAACACGAGGACAGGAGAAACGAGTTCCTCTGTGCTCTATCACGATTACAGCTATCAGCAGATAAGGATCTCGCTGTCACAACACCAACTGAAGGTTTCTGTAAGACTTTAAAGGGGTTTGGCTCAAGGCAGGAGAAGGTTGAGGGGGTTTGGATGAAATAAATTCTTATTCAGGGACAAAGCAGGATGGGAAGCCCCGAGCACACTCTGTCTCACCCAACCCTCAGAATGTGCcgacagcagcagggagagagacCCCTCAGTGTTTGTGCAGCACCCGGGCTGGAAGGaagtgaagggaaaagaaaaaaaggatccTCTGActgactttttctttctttttctttctttctttctttctttctttctttctttctttctttctttctttctttctttctttctttctttctttctttctttctttctttctttctttctttctttctttcttccttccttccttccttccttccttccttccttccttccttccttccttccttccttccttccttccttccttccttccttccttccttccttccttccttccttccttccttccttccttccttccttccttccttccttccttccttccttccttccttccttccttccttccttccttccttccttccttccttccttccttccttccttccttccttccttccttccttccttccttccttccttccttccttccttccttccttccttccttccttccttccttccttccttccttccttccttccttccttccttccttccttccttccttccttccttccttccttccttccttccttccttccttccttccttccttccttccttccttccttccttccttccttccttccttccttccttccttccttccttccttcctttcttttctttctctctttctctctttctctctttctctctttctttcttctcagctTTTTTTCGTTTCTGTTTCTCAAGCGTGTCCAGCTCTTTGTGGCAGGAGGTGTCGGGGGGGGATGAAGGAAACGCGAACAACGTCAGCCTGGTACCACAGGTGCTAAAAGGGCCGGGGGTTGGTGAGAGCCTccaccctccctccctgccgGGATGTTTCCTTCTGCCCGACCCAGCCCGGGAACCACGAAcccaccccagagccccagcgtggggctgagctgcccccagcccacagCTCTCGGGTTAAACCGTTCCTCTGCTCACCAGAACCGGCTCCAGCACCATTTTCCAGCACTCAGAGGAGCTGGTGATGTTATTTTACacctctggctgtgtcagttaCTCTACTGAGTAGCACCCTCCACCATGGCACAGCACCCTGTGGGGACGCAGATTCCATCACACCTGTGGGGTTTACAGGCAGCCCCAGTGCTCATTCCCACTCCTCAGCCAGCTCTGGTCACTCCTAGATCTGTTTTCAGGGCTGGCAGAGTGGATATTTATTTactgacattttaaaacttaaaaatacagtttaagCGCCAGAGGTTCATTTCTTGGTGCTAAAAGCTCCTTCCCTGAGCCTCCCTGTCCACTCTTGGGGTGTAATTCATAAGTAAATGAAGAACCAAGCGAGTTGGACACACCAAGGCACTGGAGACTGCTCCAAACCTGTTCCAGACCAAAATAACCAAGCCAGGAGCAGAATAAATCAGGCTCTGAACCGGTTTTCCCATCTGTTTTCTCAAACAAGGTGGTTTCCAGAGCTTCTCCAAGCTCAGGGACCTGCCCTGGACCAACACATCCCCTCAACATCCAGACATGGCCCAATGGGATTCCCATCTCCCaggtcagagcagccctgtgggacAGGGGTGAATGGTGGGGtgtgaaggaaaaattaatatttttaaatgaaccCATTACCCAATCCACTTATGGAGAATGAGATTTTTGGATGGCTCCAGGAGGTCTCTCTGCGTGGATTCCTTTAAGAACCTGCCCTTGCCTGCCCTCAAGTCAGGACATcatcattatttaaatattttattcatttattgaCAACTCTTTGGTTTTGAAAGCTAAGCCATTGAAAAGTAAGCTTCACAAAATTAGAAATTGATAAAAGACAACCACAATGTCCTAAAAATGTCGGACTTAGAaatgccagggcagcagtggaACCTCTGGAATTCTCTGGGAAACTCTCactccctttccctctcttttctgGACCCAAAGCTTGGCCCTTGGGGCTGACCCTTGGTGGAAGTGCAGCCTCCCTCGCAGGAGGAGCATTGGTCACATTGTGACACAGGGGGTCACTTGGGGAGGGCCAACATCACCTTTGTCATGATGGAgctctgggaaacatcctgaaCCTGCTTTACAGCTCCACACACAACAGCAGAAGAGCTCTCCTCAACCCCAGGGATAGCAGGATCCTGGATTTGCTCTTCCACAGCACTCTGGATGCTCAGACACACTGCAGGCTGATTTATCCCTCTCCAAATCCACCTTTAGTGGAAAACATGAATAGAAATTTCTTATTTTGTACCTTAAAATTCAGAGAGGAAATAATTGAGCCAAAAAAATTCAGAGGGAGGGATGAATTTCAGTATTTCTTGACCCTCAGCTCTTCAACCTTCCCTCAGGGAAGTGATTGGATCACCAGGGAATAACACAAAAGCAACACAGCTCTCAAACCACACGAGGGATGCAGAAAGTCCGTCAGAACACTCCTAACTACAggatacaaaaatattttgaaaatattaaaccTTCACTCAGCAAAGCCGTTACCAAACCCCTctccagcccagggacaccaaCACAGCTGTGGGGCCACAGGGAATTGTTGTAAAAACCAACTTCAAAGGGATGGCACCTGCTCAGGGTGTGGAGCTGCACCTCCAAGGGCTGTCCTGGTGTGGGTGTGGctctcacagccctgcctggggtcTCATCTGTCCACAACAAGCCAGGACCAACCCATGATGGCACAGCCACACGTcctgctgtgggacagaggcacaacacccagcacagcttcatCCTCGTTCTTGGCAGCCATCAGAAAGGAGGAGTTTCCAGCAATGAAAATTGGGATTTCCTCCAGGCCACATGGATGAGTCAAGCAGTGACCTCACTGGGTATCCCAAAAATATGTACTGTTAAAAAATCCCAACGCCAAATAGGTctcatttctcattttcctcttaCTGAATAACTTTAAGGAAAGTCAGCAGTGGggtaagaaaaatgaaagtgtgCTACACTTTTGTTAAGGCTTAGGGGAAAAGCTTTAAAGAGGAATTAATAATTCCTCCATTTTCCTGCCCTGGTTTTCCTTGTTTTGGGGATGAGCCACTGGGATTATAACTAGGAAAAGCTCCTCCAACACACTCTGACTATTCACCTGAATGAGCAGGGGAATTGGCATGAAAACCTTTCGTGCTCACTTAAAGCAAACtctataaaaacaaacacaagttAAAAATTGAAATCATCGTAAATGGCTCTGAAGTTTCACAAAAATAAAGTTCATATCAAAACCAGTCTCTGCTCCTGGTGTTTCCCACAGTCCCACTcaccacagcagccaggcagagatGCTACACAGCACTGAATTATcgagaaaaacaaatttaaaaaatgcgTCACCTTGCGACACACTTCAAACTGGCCTAAAAAAATACTCAAGAAAATTTCATTACACTAATTAAACCCCTAACCAACCAAGCCTCCCCTTTGACAGCAAACACATCCTTTGACCTTGGAAGAGCAGGTCCTTTCACTTGAGCACCACTCTGTGCTCTCCCCGGGCTATGTGTGAGGAGAACTCATAGCGGTCGTGGCTGCGGTAGCCGCAGACGTTGCACTCGAAGGGGTCGCGGAAGCCGTGGCAGCCCATGTGGATGGTGAACATCACGTAATCCAGGAAGAGCACGCGGCAGTGGTCACACCTGTACACCCCGATGGCCTCCCCTTCCTTGTTGATGACCTTGAAGGCGTCGCGGGGACAGATGGCCGGAGGCTTGATGATCTCGTAGGGCCTCGGGAAATCCTTCAGGGCCTGGAGGCCGTTGCGGGCCGGAGCCGCCGCCATCACCTGGCTCTGGTGGAAGGCGGGGTTGGGCCTCTCCTCGTGGTTGCTGTCAGTGTCTGTGGAGTCGTGGCCGCTGTTGTTGGGGGAGAGGCCCCTGTCGGATGACAGGCTCTTGTCCCTGAGGTGGCTCTTGTCGGGTTCGGTGCCGTTGGGGACGCTGGGGACGTCGGCGGCGCGGGGCAGCGGCAGCGGGTACAGGCTGCTGATGACGGGCACCATCTCGGCCGTGGGTGCTGGCGGGGTCTGCACAAGCGGGCGCAGGGCCTCGGCCCCCAGGTAGGTGATGGCGTTGTTGATGGCCTGGTCCATCATGCGCCCGTGCATCATCTCGCTCTCCTTCTCGTACAGGAAACTGGAGTTGTAGTTGACGTCGAAGCTGGGGCGTTTCTCACCTGCAAGAGATGAGAGGGGATAATTACCTGAGTGGGGAAATTttggaattcaggacatccctatggctgtcctggattgcccaaacccctgccagggggctcaaAGATCTCGTCACAGAGTCCAAGATACCTGTGactttgattatgacccatggaaaaattaccaaccttatatgaggatctgcaagccatgaaagtctaagtagaataataattagtttgtcacggggtgaaaaaattgattttttggagtttttagaacaggggttcagggggcaagatggaggaatctgggcgtgtccagcctttctcctcct from Ammospiza nelsoni isolate bAmmNel1 chromosome 26, bAmmNel1.pri, whole genome shotgun sequence includes these protein-coding regions:
- the RDH8 gene encoding retinol dehydrogenase 8 encodes the protein MAPKTVLITGCSSGIGLALAVRLARDKQRRFRVIATMRNTGRSAALAAAAGPALGRTLEIKQLDVCDESSIRACLDSIPGRHIDILVSNAGVGMAGPLECQSLAAMQSLMDTNFFGLVRLVKEVLPDMKRRRGGHIVVISSIMGLQGIVFNDIYSASKFAVEGFCESLVVQALRFNVAISLVEPGPVMTEFETKLYEEAERADYSRTDPETAEIFTKLYLRNSRDVFTSLGQTPEDIAEHTLRVIEAPRPPFRHQTNVAYTPMAALKHADPSGALITDAFYQLVFKYDAVLRFGLRAIRLLRWKAQKVKAGARLLGFK
- the IKZF3 gene encoding zinc finger protein Aiolos isoform X2; amino-acid sequence: MEDSQPGMDLSNPQEQPVAAEEQEDLTDCNLNKSQEMESMDNVEDVKEHNQSNEEAGDDVIKVKGEYSEREESALNSEPMENLEESELPYTYPREYNEYESIKLERHSGSYDNVRPASGKMNCDICGLACISLNVLMVHKRSHTVEKPYKCEFCGRSYKQRSSLEEHKERCRTYLQNAGMCEAASVEARHIKAEMGTERALVLDRLASNVAKRKSSMPQKFIGEKRPSFDVNYNSSFLYEKESEMMHGRMMDQAINNAITYLGAEALRPLVQTPPAPTAEMVPVISSLYPLPLPRAADVPSVPNGTEPDKSHLRDKSLSSDRGLSPNNSGHDSTDTDSNHEERPNPAFHQSQVMAAAPARNGLQALKDFPRPYEIIKPPAICPRDAFKVINKEGEAIGVYRCDHCRVLFLDYVMFTIHMGCHGFRDPFECNVCGYRSHDRYEFSSHIARGEHRVVLK
- the IKZF3 gene encoding zinc finger protein Aiolos isoform X4, whose amino-acid sequence is MEDSQPGMDLSNPQEQPVAAEEQEDLTDCNLNKSQEMESMDNVEDVKEHNQSNEEAGVEKPYKCEFCGRSYKQRSSLEEHKERCRTYLQNAGMCEAASVEARHIKAEMGTERALVLDRLASNVAKRKSSMPQKFIGEKRPSFDVNYNSSFLYEKESEMMHGRMMDQAINNAITYLGAEALRPLVQTPPAPTAEMVPVISSLYPLPLPRAADVPSVPNGTEPDKSHLRDKSLSSDRGLSPNNSGHDSTDTDSNHEERPNPAFHQSQVMAAAPARNGLQALKDFPRPYEIIKPPAICPRDAFKVINKEGEAIGVYRCDHCRVLFLDYVMFTIHMGCHGFRDPFECNVCGYRSHDRYEFSSHIARGEHRVVLK
- the IKZF3 gene encoding zinc finger protein Aiolos isoform X3; the encoded protein is MEDSQPGMDLSNPQEQPVAAEEQEDLTDCNLNKSQEMESMDNVEDVKEHNQSNEEAGGERPFQCNQCGASFTQKGNLLRHIKLHTGEKPFKCHLCSYACQRRDALTGHLRTHSVEKPYKCEFCGRSYKQRSSLEEHKERCRTYLQNAGMCEAASVEARHIKAEMGTERALVLDRLASNVAKRKSSMPQKFIGEKRPSFDVNYNSSFLYEKESEMMHGRMMDQAINNAITYLGAEALRPLVQTPPAPTAEMVPVISSLYPLPLPRAADVPSVPNGTEPDKSHLRDKSLSSDRGLSPNNSGHDSTDTDSNHEERPNPAFHQSQVMAAAPARNGLQALKDFPRPYEIIKPPAICPRDAFKVINKEGEAIGVYRCDHCRVLFLDYVMFTIHMGCHGFRDPFECNVCGYRSHDRYEFSSHIARGEHRVVLK